The following are encoded together in the Microtus pennsylvanicus isolate mMicPen1 chromosome 8, mMicPen1.hap1, whole genome shotgun sequence genome:
- the Ldhb gene encoding L-lactate dehydrogenase B chain gives MATLKEKLIAPVAEEEAATPNNKITVVGVGQVGMACAISILGKSLADELALVDVLEDKLKGEMMDLQHGSLFLQTSKIVADKDYSVTANSKIVVVTAGVRQQEGESRLNLVQRNVNVFKFIIPQIVKYSPDCTIIVVSNPVDILTYVTWKLSGLPKHRVIGSGCNLDSARFRYLMAEKLGIHPSSCHGWILGEHGDSSVAVWSGVNVAGVSLQELNPEMGTDNDSENWKEVHKMVVDSAYEVIKLKGYTNWAIGLSVADLIESMLKNLSRIHPVSTMVKGMYGIENEVFLSLPCILNARGLTSVINQKLKDDEVAQLRKSADTLWDIQKDLKDL, from the exons ATGGCAACCCTTAAGGAAAAGCTCATTGCCCCAGTCGCGGAAGAGGAAGCAGCTACCCCGAACAATAAAATTACTGTTGTAGGTGTTGGACAAGTTGGAATGGCCTGTGCTATCAGCATTCTGGGAAAG TCCCTAGCTGATGAACTTGCCCTTGTGGATGTCCTGGAAGACAAGCTCAAAGGAGAGATGATGGATCTGCAGCACGGGAGCTTGTTTCTTCAGACTTCCAAAATCGTGGCGGATAAAG ATTACTCCGTGACAGCCAATTCTAAGATCGTGGTGGTGACCGCAGGAGTCCGTCAGCAGGAGGGAGAGAGTCGACTCAACCTGGTGCAGAGAaatgtcaatgtgttcaagttcATTATTCCTCAGATCGTCAAGTACAGCCCTGACTGCACCATCATTGTGGTGTCCAACCCAG TGGATATTCTTACTTATGTCACCTGGAAACTAAGCGGGTTACCCAAGCACCGTGTGATTGGAAGTGGATGCAACCTGGATTCTGCTCGGTTTCGCTACCTTATGGCTGAGAAGCTTGGCATTCATCCCAGCAGTTGCCATGGGTGGATTCTGGGCGAACATGGTGACTCCAGCG tGGCTGTGTGGAGTGGGGTGAATGTGGCAGGAGTCTCCCTTCAGGAGCTGAACCCTGAAATGGGAACGGACAATGACAGTGAAAACTGGAAGGAAGTACATAAGATGGTGGTGGACAG TGCCTATGAAGTCATCAAGCTGAAAGGATATACCAACTGGGCCATTGGGCTAAGTGTGGCTGACCTCATTGAGTCCATGTTGAAAAACCTGTCTCGGATTCACCCTGTGTCTACGATGGTGAAG GGGATGTATGGCATTGAGAACGAagtcttcctcagcctcccatgcATCCTCAATGCCCGAGGACTGACCAGCGTCATCAACCAGAAGCTGAAAGATGATGAGGTTGCTCAGCTCAGGAAGAGTGCAGACACCCTGTGGGACATCCAGAAAGACCTAAAAGACCTGTGA